Below is a window of Bremerella alba DNA.
TTCCTGAATAAACAACGCCCAACAAGCAGTAGTACACAATGAGTGAAGAAGTTCAAGCGTTTTGGAATCAACGTTTTGGTCGCGACGAATACGTTTACGGAACGTCACCCAACACGTTTTTGAAAGAGTCGATCCATCATTTCCCCAGCGGCGGAAACGTCCTTTGCCTGGCCGAAGGGGAAGGTCGCAATGCCTTGCTGCTTGGTCAACAAGGCTATCAAGTGCACGCGGTCGATCTTTCAACGGAAGGAAAGTCCAAGGCCGAGCGTCTCGCTGCCGAGCACAACACGTCGCTGCAGTACACCATCTGCGACTTGAACGACTTCGACTACGGCGAGAACCGCTGGGACGCGATCGTGTCGATCTTCGCCCATGTTGATTCGGTTTCGCGAAAGAACATTTACCAGAAAGCGATGGCATCGCTTACCGAAGGTGGCATCTTTCTACTTGAGTCGTATCACCCCCAACAGCTTCAATACGGCACCGGTGGGCCCAAAGATGTCGACATGCTCGTCACGCTCGAAGACCTTCGTCCGCACTTTGAAGGTAGCAAGGTCTTGCACGAGGCCGAGCTGGAACGCGACGTCAGCGAAGGTATCTTCCATACGGGTAACGCCTATGTTACGCAGTGGATTGTGCAGAAGTCGTCGACTTAATCTTCACACAAGCCATCCGTTATAATCCCCCTATGCGGATGACAAGAAGCGGGCGATCCCATGTGCTAGGATAACGTCGCTTGGCTCCCTCCTACCCCATTGTCTCGCCTGAAAGTGAACGTCATGTTCAAGAAACTATTCGCCAGTTCGGTTGGCAAAAGCGTTTTGCTCATTCGATTGATGGTCGGACTCGTTTTTCTTTCCGAAGGCATTCAGAAGTTTCTTTTCCCGGCAACGCGCGGTGCGGGTCGCTTCGAGAAAATCGGCCTGCCCGAACCGGAGTTCCTCGGTAACTTCGTGGGCTCGTTCGAGATCGTTTGCGGACTGTTTATTGTCCTTGGCCTGCTAACCCGCCTGGCCGTGCTTCCCACCATAACGATCATGTTGGTCGCCATCGTGTCGACCAAGTTGCCGATGCTCAGTGAAGATGGTTTCTGGTCGATGGCTCATGCGGCGCGGACCGACTTTGCGATGTTGTTGGGCTCGATCTATCTTCTGATCGTGGGGCCTGGGTCGCTTTCAATCGACCACATGCTGGCCGATCGCAAGTCGGACTCTACCTGACAGGCCACGTTAATCGGCCTCGGTCAGGTTCGTCGCTCGCAAGCGAAGGGCATTGCCGATCACGCTGACCGAGCTGAAGCTCATCGCAGCGGCGGCGAACATCGGATTCAACAACGCGTGCATACCAAACAGCGGCACCAATATGCCTGCGGCGATCGGCACACCCAGGCTGTTATAAGCGAGGGCGAAGAACAAGTTTTGCCGGATGTTTCGCATGACGCGTCGGCTCAAGCGAAACGCTTTCACAACGCCATCCAGGTCGCCACCCATCAACGTGATGGCCGCGCTTTCGATGGCCACGTCGGTGCCGGTGCCCATGGCAATGCCCACGTCCGCGGCGGCTAGTGCAGGTGCGTCGTTGATACCGTCGCCAGCCATCGCGACCTTGGCGCCCTGCTCACGCAGCTTTTCAATCCGGTCGTGTTTGTCTTGCGGCGAGAGGTCGGCCTGGTAGTCGTCGATGTGCAGCTTCTTCGCGATCGCTTCGGCAACTTGGGCGTTGTCGCCGGTCATCATGATCACGCGAATCCCCATTTCGTGCAGCGATTGAATCGCACGTTCGGTGGTCGCTTTCAGGGGGTCGCTCACGATCAACGCACCGGCGTACTTCCCCTCGACCCCCAAGTAGACTTTCGTTCCCTCCGGCGTTCCGGTTGCGTCGAACTCGATCGCATGATCCTTAAGCAGCGATGGCTTGCCGCAAACCACCTGTTTGCCTTCGACGACGGCCTGCACGCCCTGCCCTGTTGTGGAATCGAAGTCGGTCGCATCGGGCAGCGCTAACTTTCGCTCAACGGCTGCCTGAACAATCGAGCGGCCAATGGGGTGTTCGCTGTTCTGCTCGACGGCGGCGGCGTACTTCAAGAGGTCGTCTTCGCTGAAGCCTTCGGCCGGCTCCAGCTGGGTTAGCTTGGGCTTTCCTTCGGTGAGCGTGCCGGTCTTGTCGACCACCACCGTATCGACCTGCTGAAGGGTTTCCAGCCCGGCGGCTTCCTTTACCAGGACGCCGGCTTGGGCTCCTCGCCCGACGCCGACCATAATCGACATGGGCGTGGCCAACCCTAACGCACACGGGCACGCCACAATCAAGACGGCCACCGCGTTGAGCAGTGCG
It encodes the following:
- a CDS encoding DoxX family protein is translated as MFKKLFASSVGKSVLLIRLMVGLVFLSEGIQKFLFPATRGAGRFEKIGLPEPEFLGNFVGSFEIVCGLFIVLGLLTRLAVLPTITIMLVAIVSTKLPMLSEDGFWSMAHAARTDFAMLLGSIYLLIVGPGSLSIDHMLADRKSDST
- a CDS encoding class I SAM-dependent methyltransferase, with the protein product MSEEVQAFWNQRFGRDEYVYGTSPNTFLKESIHHFPSGGNVLCLAEGEGRNALLLGQQGYQVHAVDLSTEGKSKAERLAAEHNTSLQYTICDLNDFDYGENRWDAIVSIFAHVDSVSRKNIYQKAMASLTEGGIFLLESYHPQQLQYGTGGPKDVDMLVTLEDLRPHFEGSKVLHEAELERDVSEGIFHTGNAYVTQWIVQKSST